The following are from one region of the Mannheimia granulomatis genome:
- a CDS encoding DMT family transporter, producing MIYLLLAVLIWASSFIVGKFAVMEFDPIQIMQIRLTFAALIAFPFASRVYRQIPQNQSIKVWLVSFLTLPLCVILQFAGLKLTSASSAVALLGLNPLLTVLVGYFCFKKRATRLDFILSLLACIGILIMVLGGDDSGVINAFGLLLVVLGSLSFIIGMYISKDIMQSVKVTDLTYIMLVQGAITALPLTLLLSPTWQLSSNLFAWASVAYLGLICSFLAMLLWNKGINQSSPILAGILLALEPVFGILMAMLFLSETLSLITWIGIIIVICTALLSVLLPILKHNKRLK from the coding sequence ATGATTTATTTATTACTTGCCGTACTGATTTGGGCAAGTTCTTTTATCGTAGGTAAGTTTGCAGTAATGGAATTTGACCCCATCCAGATCATGCAAATTCGACTTACCTTTGCAGCATTAATCGCATTCCCGTTTGCAAGCCGGGTTTATCGCCAAATTCCGCAAAATCAAAGTATAAAGGTGTGGCTTGTTAGCTTTTTAACTTTACCACTGTGCGTCATCCTACAATTTGCAGGGTTAAAATTAACCTCTGCCTCAAGCGCCGTTGCCCTGCTGGGTTTGAACCCGCTTTTAACTGTTCTGGTCGGTTACTTCTGTTTTAAAAAACGGGCCACAAGATTAGATTTTATATTAAGTTTATTGGCTTGTATCGGAATTCTGATCATGGTCTTAGGTGGTGATGATAGTGGCGTGATTAATGCTTTCGGTTTACTACTGGTTGTGTTAGGCAGCCTTAGCTTTATTATCGGAATGTATATCAGCAAAGATATTATGCAATCTGTTAAAGTAACCGATCTAACCTACATTATGCTAGTTCAAGGCGCAATTACCGCATTGCCTTTAACACTGCTTTTATCACCAACTTGGCAATTATCAAGTAACCTATTTGCTTGGGCGAGTGTCGCCTATTTAGGTCTTATATGTAGCTTTTTAGCAATGCTACTTTGGAACAAAGGTATAAATCAATCTTCGCCCATTCTAGCAGGTATTCTACTTGCCCTTGAACCTGTTTTCGGTATTTTAATGGCAATGCTGTTTTTATCTGAAACGTTAAGTTTAATTACTTGGATAGGCATTATTATCGTCATTTGTACCGCATTACTTTCTGTATTATTGCCGATTCTCAAGCACAACAAGCGGTTAAAATAG
- a CDS encoding oxidative damage protection protein — translation MARTIFCEYLKQDAEGLDFQLYPGDLGKRIFDSISKQAWSEWIKKQTMLVNEKKLNMMNPEHRKLLEQEMVSFLFEGKEVVIEGYKPIE, via the coding sequence ATGGCACGAACCATATTTTGCGAGTATTTAAAACAAGATGCCGAAGGCTTAGATTTTCAACTTTATCCGGGCGATCTCGGTAAACGTATTTTTGATTCAATCAGCAAACAAGCATGGTCGGAATGGATTAAAAAGCAGACTATGTTGGTAAACGAAAAAAAATTGAATATGATGAATCCCGAACACCGAAAATTACTGGAGCAAGAAATGGTGAGTTTCTTATTTGAAGGTAAAGAAGTCGTGATTGAGGGCTATAAGCCGATTGAATAA
- a CDS encoding VOC family protein, protein MKSPILGFHHIALIVSDYEKSKYFYTQILGAEIIEETYRASRKSYKLDLRFQDGSQIELFSFPLTPPRFSSPETCGLRHLAFKVESIEQAIAFLEQHNLPHEGIRIDEITGKRFTFFRDPDDLPLEFYEDS, encoded by the coding sequence ATGAAATCACCCATTTTAGGCTTTCACCATATTGCCTTAATCGTATCTGATTACGAAAAATCCAAATATTTCTATACTCAAATTTTGGGAGCGGAAATTATTGAGGAAACCTACCGAGCTTCACGCAAGAGTTATAAATTGGATTTACGCTTTCAAGATGGCTCACAAATTGAGCTTTTTAGTTTTCCGCTAACACCACCTCGCTTTAGTTCTCCTGAAACATGCGGACTTCGCCATTTGGCATTTAAAGTAGAAAGCATTGAACAGGCGATTGCTTTTTTAGAACAGCATAATTTACCTCATGAAGGAATCAGAATTGATGAGATTACCGGCAAGCGTTTTACTTTTTTCCGCGATCCTGATGATCTCCCACTAGAATTTTATGAGGATAGTTAA
- the hslV gene encoding ATP-dependent protease subunit HslV — MTTIVCVRKDGKVAIGGDGQATLGNCIEKGTVRKVRRLYKDKVVTGFAGSTADAFILRDLFEKKLELHQGHLVKSAVELAKEWRTERALRRLEAMMIVANESEFLLVSGSGDVIEPEQDVLAIGSGGNYAKAASLALLRTENNLSAKEIVAEALKIAGDIDIYSNHNHVIEEV, encoded by the coding sequence ATGACAACAATTGTATGCGTGCGTAAAGACGGCAAAGTGGCTATTGGTGGTGACGGTCAAGCCACACTCGGAAATTGTATTGAAAAAGGCACAGTACGGAAAGTTCGTCGCTTATATAAAGACAAAGTGGTTACAGGTTTTGCAGGCTCAACAGCTGATGCCTTTATTTTGCGCGACCTGTTTGAGAAAAAGCTGGAATTACACCAAGGGCATTTAGTGAAATCGGCGGTGGAACTTGCCAAAGAATGGCGTACCGAACGAGCTTTACGTCGCTTGGAAGCAATGATGATTGTGGCAAATGAAAGCGAATTTTTGCTGGTATCAGGCTCAGGCGATGTGATCGAGCCGGAACAAGATGTGTTAGCAATCGGTTCAGGTGGAAATTATGCTAAAGCCGCCTCCCTCGCATTACTGCGAACTGAGAATAATTTATCTGCTAAAGAAATCGTGGCAGAAGCCTTAAAAATTGCCGGCGATATTGATATTTACAGCAACCATAATCACGTTATAGAAGAAGTTTAA
- a CDS encoding PAS domain-containing protein — protein MTEQIVPSNDVILKAVQDTLVISTTDLQGVITYANDLFCKLTGFSREELIGQPHNIVRHPAVPKAVYKDMWDTIQAGKIWTGIVPNCGKGGVVYVVDTTVQPMFDAAGNITGYISVRRVINDLMANFDAVEFSKEIFDEFHG, from the coding sequence ATGACAGAACAAATTGTCCCTTCAAATGATGTTATTTTAAAAGCTGTACAAGATACTCTAGTAATCTCAACAACAGATTTACAAGGTGTGATCACTTACGCAAACGATCTTTTCTGTAAATTAACCGGATTTTCTCGTGAAGAATTAATTGGCCAGCCACATAATATCGTTCGTCATCCCGCAGTACCGAAAGCAGTATACAAAGATATGTGGGATACCATTCAAGCAGGTAAAATTTGGACAGGTATCGTCCCAAACTGTGGTAAAGGTGGCGTGGTTTATGTCGTTGATACAACCGTTCAGCCAATGTTTGATGCAGCAGGTAACATTACAGGCTATATTAGTGTTCGTCGTGTTATCAACGACTTAATGGCTAATTTTGATGCAGTAGAATTCTCAAAAGAAATCTTTGACGAATTCCATGGCTAA
- a CDS encoding diflavin oxidoreductase has translation MSTITHLHIAYGSESGNAEKIAQQLIQQNFLKCYSPTISTLNETDLSQFTAHTALLIITSSFGDGEPPENADEFTEKLENLTACHMRYAIFGLGDITYDKFCGYSKQLDTLLQAKQAEPLIERVDADLNYQAIFKQWLPLVEQTLKVPADKPLTHPLSVQVYGEDSAYQAEVLEIKHLADSSPEVYHIRLSLKESGIFYQAGDLIYIKAQQPESLLAEYAAWFNDSKAAEKLRNKELRLLSKNVLRDIQKICGSDELKDLTKISNKKALEQYLYGHDLLDLLRDFDHEKTVSLDDLEAILSNLSARAYSISSCGKTHPDYVDLCVRHVYYDLNGRAYQGTASNYLAHLQAGEFVSIFAKANPNFRLPETPHAPVVMIGSGTGIAPHIAFLQALESQYQSVGSYLFFGERHRAKDFLYQAELENYLANGTLTQLFTAFSRDQAEKFYVQNALAAQAELVWKLIQQGAYFYICGSKAMSKAIDAEIIKIAEEIGGQPYVDDFNNIIAQLIAEGRLMRDVY, from the coding sequence ATGTCCACGATCACTCATCTTCATATTGCCTACGGTTCAGAATCGGGCAACGCAGAAAAAATTGCCCAACAACTGATTCAACAAAATTTTCTCAAATGCTATTCACCCACGATTTCTACCCTAAATGAAACAGATTTAAGCCAATTCACCGCACACACGGCGTTGTTGATTATCACCAGCTCGTTTGGAGATGGTGAACCGCCGGAAAATGCCGATGAATTTACAGAAAAATTAGAAAATTTGACCGCTTGTCATATGCGATACGCAATTTTTGGTTTGGGCGATATTACTTACGATAAATTTTGTGGCTACAGCAAGCAGTTAGACACGCTGTTACAAGCCAAGCAGGCAGAGCCTTTGATTGAGCGGGTCGATGCGGATCTCAATTACCAAGCAATTTTCAAACAATGGTTACCATTGGTGGAGCAAACATTAAAAGTGCCAGCGGATAAACCACTCACTCATCCACTTTCGGTGCAAGTTTACGGTGAGGATTCTGCCTATCAAGCGGAAGTGTTGGAAATCAAACATTTAGCCGATTCTAGCCCTGAGGTGTATCACATTCGCTTATCACTTAAAGAGAGTGGCATTTTTTACCAAGCGGGTGATTTAATTTATATCAAAGCCCAACAGCCTGAGTCGCTATTGGCAGAATATGCTGCGTGGTTTAATGACTCAAAGGCGGCTGAAAAACTTCGCAACAAAGAGCTACGTTTGTTGAGCAAAAACGTGCTGCGAGATATTCAAAAAATCTGCGGCAGCGATGAGCTAAAAGATCTGACCAAAATTTCTAATAAAAAAGCGTTGGAGCAATATTTATACGGTCACGACTTGCTTGATCTATTACGCGATTTCGACCATGAAAAAACAGTGAGCCTTGATGATTTAGAGGCGATTTTATCGAATCTCTCGGCTAGGGCTTATTCGATTAGCTCGTGCGGTAAAACGCACCCTGATTACGTGGATTTATGCGTTCGCCATGTTTATTATGATTTAAACGGCAGAGCCTACCAAGGCACTGCGAGTAACTATCTAGCCCACTTACAAGCGGGTGAATTTGTCTCAATTTTTGCAAAAGCAAACCCTAATTTCCGACTGCCTGAGACGCCCCACGCCCCTGTGGTGATGATTGGTTCCGGCACGGGCATTGCACCACATATCGCCTTTTTACAGGCGTTAGAAAGCCAATATCAAAGTGTGGGAAGCTACTTATTCTTTGGCGAACGCCATCGAGCCAAAGATTTTCTCTATCAAGCGGAGCTTGAAAATTACCTTGCCAACGGCACCTTAACCCAACTGTTTACCGCTTTCTCACGCGACCAAGCTGAGAAGTTTTATGTGCAAAATGCTTTAGCAGCTCAAGCAGAATTGGTTTGGAAGCTGATTCAACAAGGGGCTTATTTCTATATTTGTGGCAGTAAAGCTATGAGTAAAGCGATTGATGCGGAAATTATCAAAATTGCCGAAGAAATCGGGGGCCAGCCTTACGTGGATGATTTCAATAACATCATTGCACAGCTAATAGCCGAAGGTAGGTTAATGCGAGATGTGTATTAA
- the sfsA gene encoding DNA/RNA nuclease SfsA: MQFPNLSKGILLRRYKRFLADIQLPDGKQITLHCPNTGAMTGCANVGDTVWFSTSDNPKRKYAHTWELTQTQAGHFICVNTLRANQLVQEALEHQWIKELSTYAEILPEQKYGTENSRIDFLLKSEPLPNCFVEVKSTTLLTENGIGMFPDAKTARGQKHLRELTLIAQQGSQAVIFFAILHTGITSFAVAQQIDPQYAALFETAKLQNVKALAYKIEMLMENDKPTGMLLNQQIRL, encoded by the coding sequence ATGCAATTTCCCAATCTCTCTAAAGGAATCTTACTTCGCCGTTATAAGCGTTTTCTTGCCGATATTCAATTACCCGATGGCAAACAAATCACCCTTCATTGCCCAAATACAGGCGCGATGACAGGTTGTGCCAATGTGGGCGATACCGTTTGGTTTTCAACCTCTGATAACCCAAAACGCAAATATGCTCACACTTGGGAATTAACCCAAACCCAAGCCGGGCATTTTATTTGCGTAAACACTCTACGTGCTAATCAGCTTGTACAAGAAGCCCTTGAACATCAATGGATAAAAGAGCTTTCTACTTACGCAGAAATTTTACCGGAACAGAAATATGGCACAGAAAACAGCCGTATTGATTTTCTACTAAAATCTGAGCCTTTGCCAAATTGCTTTGTAGAAGTAAAATCTACCACACTTTTAACGGAAAATGGCATCGGAATGTTCCCGGATGCCAAAACAGCTCGAGGGCAAAAGCACTTACGAGAATTGACTTTGATTGCACAGCAAGGCTCACAAGCGGTCATTTTTTTCGCTATTTTACACACAGGTATAACAAGCTTTGCAGTCGCACAACAGATTGACCCCCAATATGCCGCATTATTTGAAACGGCAAAATTGCAAAATGTGAAAGCCTTAGCGTATAAAATCGAGATGTTGATGGAAAATGATAAACCGACAGGCATGCTACTTAATCAGCAGATAAGATTATAG
- a CDS encoding ATP-grasp domain-containing protein codes for MSQPLNFVMISPHFPTNFETFAVRLRETGFNTLGIADTPYELLSPILRNSLTEYYRVDNMEDYDQVYRAVAYFAHKYGRIDRIESHNEYWLELDAKLRTDFNVFGYKNDDMLAIKTKAQMKEVFRQTGLKVAKGRVFKDDDDARKLARELKFPVIIKPNSGVGASDTYKIKTAEELESFFSYKNPAVEYIMEEFIDGDIVTFDGLADHEGNIVFYSSLEYSEAVLDTVSKDGDMYYYVPREISEKLVEMGKLCVKAFNVKERFFHFEFFRTKGKKQELLPLEINCRPPGGLTIDMWNYANDFDVFKEFANIVKENKFYSNIQHPWNVVYISRKANQNYVNSIDAVCEKFASNIISVQSVPGVFAKIMGEHGILARTETMEQMREIVQFAQAKQ; via the coding sequence ATGTCTCAACCATTAAATTTCGTTATGATTTCCCCGCATTTCCCAACCAATTTTGAAACCTTTGCCGTTCGTTTACGTGAAACAGGTTTCAATACTCTTGGAATTGCAGATACTCCTTATGAACTATTAAGCCCGATCTTACGCAACTCGCTCACTGAATATTACCGTGTAGATAATATGGAAGATTATGATCAGGTTTACCGTGCAGTGGCGTATTTTGCCCATAAATACGGGCGTATTGACCGTATTGAGTCTCACAATGAATATTGGTTGGAATTAGATGCAAAATTGCGTACCGATTTCAATGTCTTTGGTTATAAAAATGACGATATGCTTGCCATTAAAACTAAAGCACAAATGAAAGAAGTTTTCCGCCAAACCGGCTTGAAAGTGGCAAAAGGTCGTGTGTTCAAAGATGATGACGATGCCCGTAAATTAGCGAGAGAATTAAAATTCCCGGTTATCATCAAACCAAATTCCGGCGTGGGTGCAAGCGATACTTATAAAATCAAAACCGCTGAGGAACTTGAAAGCTTCTTCAGTTATAAAAATCCAGCCGTTGAATATATTATGGAAGAATTTATTGACGGTGATATTGTAACCTTTGATGGCTTAGCCGATCATGAAGGCAATATTGTGTTCTATTCCAGCCTTGAATATTCAGAAGCGGTGCTAGATACCGTTTCTAAAGACGGCGATATGTATTACTATGTGCCACGTGAGATTTCCGAAAAATTGGTGGAAATGGGCAAATTATGCGTGAAAGCCTTTAATGTGAAAGAGCGTTTCTTCCACTTTGAATTCTTCCGCACCAAAGGCAAAAAACAAGAACTTCTGCCACTTGAAATCAATTGTCGTCCACCGGGTGGTTTAACCATTGATATGTGGAACTACGCCAACGATTTTGATGTATTTAAAGAGTTCGCTAATATTGTGAAAGAAAACAAATTCTACTCAAATATTCAGCATCCTTGGAATGTGGTTTATATTTCACGTAAGGCTAACCAGAATTATGTTAATTCTATTGATGCGGTATGTGAAAAATTTGCAAGCAACATCATTAGCGTTCAAAGCGTCCCGGGTGTGTTCGCCAAAATTATGGGTGAACACGGTATTCTAGCCCGAACTGAAACGATGGAGCAAATGCGTGAAATTGTTCAATTCGCTCAAGCAAAACAGTAA
- the ffh gene encoding signal recognition particle protein, whose amino-acid sequence MFENLSDRLSKTLRNITGKGRLTEDNIKDTLREVRMALLEADVALPVVRDFINKVKERALGVEVNKSLTPGQEFLKIVQGELESAMGDANEELNLAAQPPAVILMAGLQGAGKTTSVGKLAKFLKERHKKKVLVVSADVYRPAAIKQLQTLAEALKVDFFPTETSQKPVAIAEAALKHAKLNFFDVLIVDTAGRLHVDGEMMEEIQQVHAALNPIETLFTVDAMTGQDAANTAKAFNEALPLTGVILTKVDGDARGGAALSIRQITGKPIKFLGVGEKTDALEPFHPDRVASRILGMGDVMSLIEDLQRSVDQEKAEKMAAKFKKGDDFTLEDFREQLIEMKKMGGMMSMLDKLPGAKNLPDHVKNQVDDKMFVKMEAIINSMTLKERANPDIIKGSRRRRIALGSGTQVQDVNKLLKQFDEMQRMMKKMRKGGMAKMMRGMKGLMGGGMGGLGGLGSMFGKR is encoded by the coding sequence ATGTTTGAAAACCTATCCGATAGACTTTCGAAGACCCTGCGTAATATCACAGGTAAAGGTCGTTTAACTGAAGATAATATTAAAGATACTCTGCGTGAAGTGCGTATGGCATTACTTGAGGCGGATGTTGCTTTGCCTGTAGTGCGTGATTTTATCAATAAAGTTAAAGAGCGTGCGTTGGGCGTTGAAGTCAATAAAAGCCTAACGCCGGGGCAAGAATTTTTAAAAATCGTGCAAGGTGAATTAGAAAGTGCGATGGGAGATGCCAATGAGGAGCTCAATCTTGCGGCTCAACCGCCTGCGGTCATTTTAATGGCGGGTTTACAAGGTGCGGGTAAAACCACCTCGGTCGGCAAATTGGCGAAATTCTTAAAAGAACGCCACAAGAAAAAAGTATTAGTGGTCTCTGCTGACGTTTACCGCCCGGCGGCGATTAAACAGCTCCAAACGCTTGCTGAAGCATTAAAAGTGGACTTTTTCCCTACCGAAACCAGCCAAAAGCCTGTTGCTATTGCTGAAGCTGCACTTAAGCACGCCAAGCTTAATTTTTTTGATGTGTTGATTGTCGATACAGCAGGTCGTTTGCACGTTGATGGCGAGATGATGGAGGAGATTCAACAAGTCCACGCCGCTCTCAACCCGATTGAAACTTTGTTTACCGTCGATGCGATGACCGGTCAAGATGCAGCTAATACAGCGAAAGCCTTTAATGAAGCTTTGCCTCTCACCGGAGTAATTTTAACCAAAGTTGATGGCGATGCCCGTGGTGGTGCGGCACTTTCTATCCGCCAAATTACCGGCAAGCCGATTAAATTCTTAGGTGTGGGCGAGAAAACGGATGCTCTTGAGCCGTTCCACCCGGATCGTGTTGCTTCCCGCATTCTTGGTATGGGCGATGTAATGTCGTTAATTGAAGACTTACAGCGTTCTGTTGATCAAGAAAAAGCCGAAAAAATGGCGGCAAAATTCAAGAAAGGGGACGATTTTACCCTTGAAGATTTCCGTGAACAGCTGATCGAAATGAAAAAGATGGGCGGAATGATGTCAATGCTAGACAAACTTCCCGGTGCGAAAAATTTGCCTGATCACGTCAAAAACCAAGTGGATGACAAAATGTTCGTGAAAATGGAAGCGATCATTAATTCCATGACTCTTAAAGAGCGTGCCAACCCGGATATTATCAAAGGCTCTCGCCGTCGCCGTATTGCTCTCGGCTCAGGTACACAGGTGCAAGATGTTAACAAACTGCTTAAACAGTTTGATGAAATGCAGCGTATGATGAAAAAAATGCGTAAAGGTGGAATGGCGAAAATGATGAGAGGCATGAAAGGCTTAATGGGCGGAGGAATGGGCGGCTTAGGCGGCTTGGGTAGTATGTTCGGCAAGCGGTAA
- the mltC gene encoding membrane-bound lytic murein transglycosylase MltC produces MKKYAKYLPLLAIIPFLASCGSKSSSGKKPKSTRVDYSKDTNGLDILTGQFSHNIDDIWGSNELLVASKKDYVKYTDKFYTRSHISFEEGVITIETLGDQNHLRNSIVHTLLMGRDPRGIDLFSSGDVPISTNPFLKGQVRDQFGRDITNIALANDFATYLIQNKLQTRRLKNGRNAMYVAIKMVEGHVEVRARQYLPLVRKMAKQYGIEPSLILGIMEVESAFNPYAVSYANAIGLMQVVPRTAGRDIFARKGMGGQPSREYLYNPSNNIDAGTLYLTILRDEYLDGIIDTTAKRYAMISAYNSGAGAVLRVFDSDKYAAIDRINDLSADAVYRILTTAHPSSQARNYLRKVTTAREKYRNIR; encoded by the coding sequence ATGAAAAAATATGCTAAGTATTTGCCGCTTTTGGCAATTATTCCCTTTCTTGCATCTTGCGGCAGTAAATCCTCTAGCGGTAAAAAACCTAAATCTACTCGTGTGGATTACTCAAAAGATACCAACGGTTTAGACATTCTAACAGGTCAATTTTCCCATAATATTGATGATATTTGGGGAAGTAATGAACTGTTGGTTGCCAGTAAAAAAGATTACGTAAAATATACCGATAAGTTCTATACCCGTAGCCATATTTCCTTTGAAGAAGGGGTTATTACAATTGAAACCTTAGGTGACCAAAATCATCTTCGTAACTCAATTGTCCATACTTTATTAATGGGTCGAGATCCTAGAGGGATAGACTTGTTTTCATCAGGAGATGTGCCAATTAGTACAAATCCTTTCTTAAAAGGGCAGGTAAGGGATCAGTTTGGTCGTGATATTACCAATATCGCCCTTGCAAATGATTTTGCTACCTATCTTATTCAAAATAAACTTCAAACTCGCCGCTTAAAGAATGGTCGAAATGCGATGTATGTAGCGATTAAAATGGTAGAAGGGCACGTTGAAGTACGTGCAAGACAATATTTACCGCTGGTACGCAAAATGGCTAAACAATATGGCATTGAGCCAAGCTTGATCTTAGGGATTATGGAAGTTGAATCTGCATTCAACCCTTATGCGGTAAGCTATGCCAATGCAATTGGCTTAATGCAGGTAGTGCCCCGTACCGCAGGTCGGGATATTTTTGCCCGCAAAGGTATGGGTGGACAGCCAAGTCGTGAATACCTGTATAATCCGTCTAATAATATTGATGCCGGTACGCTCTATTTAACCATCCTACGCGATGAATATTTAGACGGCATTATCGACACAACAGCAAAACGTTATGCAATGATTTCTGCTTATAACAGTGGAGCGGGTGCGGTATTACGTGTATTTGATTCAGATAAGTATGCTGCGATTGACAGAATTAACGATCTCTCGGCGGATGCGGTTTATCGTATTTTAACAACCGCACATCCATCTTCTCAAGCTCGTAATTACTTACGTAAAGTAACGACGGCGAGAGAAAAGTATCGCAATATTCGATAA
- a CDS encoding cytochrome b, with protein sequence MRSDNSQVYGTVSRILHWSMAICFGFMLYTGLAGEETFRSLLPYHKSVGAILMVLIIVRTLWAMANCKNRPAAANIFVTLGHLALYILMLTVPTIALIRQYGAARGPLEVFGVKVMEGATEKIDWMVSLGNSLHGELAWALFALTAGHIIMAIYHQIKGEKILNRMAH encoded by the coding sequence ATGCGTTCAGATAATTCACAAGTTTACGGCACAGTTAGCCGTATTCTACATTGGTCAATGGCAATCTGTTTTGGCTTTATGCTTTATACAGGCTTAGCAGGCGAAGAAACTTTCCGTTCACTATTACCCTATCATAAATCGGTCGGTGCAATTTTGATGGTGTTAATCATTGTTCGTACCTTGTGGGCGATGGCCAATTGCAAAAATCGCCCTGCCGCGGCCAATATTTTTGTTACTCTGGGTCATTTAGCACTCTATATTTTAATGCTGACAGTACCCACTATCGCTTTAATCCGCCAATACGGCGCAGCACGTGGCCCGCTGGAGGTGTTTGGTGTTAAAGTAATGGAAGGAGCGACAGAAAAAATTGATTGGATGGTCTCCCTAGGCAATTCATTACACGGTGAATTAGCTTGGGCATTATTTGCCTTAACCGCCGGTCACATTATCATGGCAATTTATCACCAAATTAAGGGTGAAAAGATTTTAAATCGCATGGCACATTAA
- the mutY gene encoding A/G-specific adenine glycosylase, whose protein sequence is MTSNFSQYPLAQASVSDFFAKSALDWFEQYGRKHLPWQQKKTLYKVWLSEVMLQQTQVATVIPYFERFIERFPTVTDLANASIDEVLHLWTGLGYYARARNLHNAAIQIRDRFQGEFPTRFDDVLSLSGVGRSTAGAILSSVLDAPHPILDGNVKRVLSRYFAVEGWPGEKAVENQLWNLSERVTPSTQVADFNQAMMDLGAMICTRTKPKCLICPLQNQCKANAMQAWQAFPAKKPKKSLPERQTYFLVLKVGSKVLLQKREAKGIWGGLFVFPQFDSLDTLKRSNLMKNLQISQQLGTFRHTFSHFHLDITPILVEVDLQKNTEILPLVARENGGNYLSAVSSATDYWYDLYQNNEVGLATPVKRILDELAFTVKHDI, encoded by the coding sequence ATGACTAGCAACTTTTCACAATATCCTCTCGCCCAAGCCTCGGTTTCTGACTTTTTTGCGAAATCGGCACTGGATTGGTTTGAGCAATACGGAAGAAAACATTTGCCTTGGCAGCAGAAAAAAACTTTATATAAGGTTTGGCTATCGGAAGTAATGCTGCAACAAACTCAAGTTGCAACGGTTATTCCTTATTTTGAACGTTTTATTGAACGATTTCCGACGGTAACTGACTTAGCTAATGCTTCCATTGATGAAGTATTACATTTATGGACAGGATTGGGCTATTACGCTCGTGCGAGAAATTTGCACAATGCCGCTATTCAAATTAGGGATCGCTTTCAGGGCGAATTCCCTACCCGCTTTGATGATGTACTGAGTTTATCCGGTGTAGGCAGAAGTACCGCTGGGGCAATTTTATCCTCCGTTTTGGATGCCCCACACCCGATTTTGGATGGAAATGTAAAACGTGTGCTGAGTCGTTATTTTGCGGTGGAAGGTTGGCCGGGTGAGAAAGCGGTTGAAAATCAGCTTTGGAACTTGAGTGAACGTGTTACTCCAAGTACACAAGTGGCGGATTTTAACCAAGCAATGATGGATTTAGGTGCAATGATTTGCACTCGTACCAAACCCAAATGCTTGATTTGTCCATTGCAAAATCAATGTAAAGCCAATGCAATGCAGGCGTGGCAGGCATTCCCTGCGAAAAAACCGAAGAAATCTTTACCCGAACGCCAAACTTATTTTCTGGTGTTAAAAGTCGGCTCAAAGGTGCTTTTACAAAAACGAGAGGCTAAAGGTATTTGGGGCGGATTGTTTGTGTTTCCGCAATTTGATAGTTTGGATACGCTCAAGCGGTCAAATTTGATGAAAAATTTACAAATTTCACAGCAATTAGGTACATTTAGGCATACATTTAGCCATTTTCATCTGGATATTACCCCTATTCTGGTTGAGGTGGATTTGCAAAAAAATACTGAAATTTTACCGCTTGTTGCGAGAGAAAACGGAGGAAATTATCTTTCGGCTGTATCTTCAGCAACAGATTATTGGTATGATTTGTACCAAAATAATGAAGTAGGTTTAGCTACGCCGGTTAAGCGTATTTTGGATGAACTGGCGTTTACAGTAAAACATGATATTTAA